From a region of the Neobacillus niacini genome:
- a CDS encoding 3-hydroxyacyl-CoA dehydrogenase family protein, translated as MKIAVLGSGVMGNGIAQVFATSGHTVTLVDISFDVLRKAEESITKSLTKLAQKDANLDPVEVKGRLEFTTDKQKIHDANLVIEAITENIEVKKKVFKELDELCEPKTILASNTSSLCISDIAAVTSRKDRVCGMHFFNPVPLMELVEITATDETSVETVQIAVDLVKQMNKQSIHVKDTPLFVVNRLLVPLICEAITLVEEGTASPADIDKAMKLGAHHPIGPLWLADMIGLDTMLNIQEALFVKTNDSKYRVPELLREMVSKGELGRKSGKGFYQYYVSSELPTNLQTS; from the coding sequence ATGAAAATTGCTGTATTAGGATCTGGAGTTATGGGAAATGGAATTGCACAGGTGTTTGCGACGAGTGGACACACCGTTACATTAGTAGATATATCTTTCGATGTTTTGAGAAAAGCCGAAGAGTCAATTACAAAAAGCTTAACCAAACTTGCGCAGAAGGATGCAAACCTTGATCCGGTCGAGGTAAAAGGACGCCTAGAATTTACCACCGACAAACAAAAGATACATGATGCAAACTTGGTGATTGAAGCCATTACGGAAAACATCGAGGTTAAGAAAAAGGTTTTTAAAGAACTGGATGAATTATGTGAGCCAAAGACGATTTTAGCGTCGAATACGTCTAGCCTATGTATATCCGATATTGCGGCCGTCACAAGCCGAAAGGATCGGGTATGTGGCATGCATTTCTTTAACCCTGTGCCACTTATGGAGCTTGTTGAGATAACAGCAACTGATGAGACATCTGTCGAAACTGTTCAAATTGCGGTAGACCTTGTTAAGCAAATGAACAAACAAAGCATTCATGTTAAGGATACCCCACTGTTTGTTGTCAATCGACTGCTAGTGCCGCTTATTTGTGAAGCGATTACATTAGTAGAGGAAGGAACAGCCTCTCCGGCGGATATTGATAAAGCGATGAAGTTAGGGGCGCATCATCCAATCGGTCCTTTATGGCTCGCTGATATGATTGGCCTTGATACTATGTTGAATATACAGGAAGCTCTTTTTGTAAAGACAAATGATTCTAAATACCGGGTGCCTGAATTACTAAGAGAGATGGTATCTAAAGGTGAATTAGGAAGAAAAAGCGGCAAAGGATTTTATCAATATTACGTTAGCAGCGAGTTACCAACAAACCTCCAAACTAGTTAA
- a CDS encoding response regulator transcription factor — protein MVINNNSILNDTCDLEKYIKNIKTIESHEDQIIQVLKSFLELFPLLDIGLFRYSPFGYLTEGIMAITPEEGLKHIRDMRDDVRTLPSVYNAVRTRRAIFLKGEDFVKYNPRYTFTSKTSSILFVPISFRSVVVGMACSTQFSESNKKIEELLPLFTLFGEMLGELFEEPYLINDNYCLLNKREIEIMQKLSIGETTKVIAQSMHLSEFTIRDYIKLSLKKLGVKDRTHAVAILMKQGII, from the coding sequence GTGGTTATTAATAATAACTCAATATTGAACGATACATGTGATTTAGAAAAATATATTAAAAATATAAAGACAATTGAATCACATGAAGATCAGATTATCCAAGTACTTAAGAGCTTTCTTGAATTATTTCCGCTATTGGATATAGGATTATTCAGATACTCTCCATTTGGATATTTAACAGAAGGAATAATGGCCATCACCCCAGAAGAGGGACTTAAACATATTAGGGATATGAGAGATGATGTTCGAACCCTGCCTTCCGTTTACAATGCAGTAAGGACACGCAGAGCAATCTTTCTTAAAGGGGAGGACTTCGTAAAGTATAATCCTAGATACACTTTTACTTCTAAGACCTCTTCGATCTTATTTGTACCTATATCTTTTAGAAGTGTTGTCGTAGGAATGGCATGTAGTACACAGTTTTCGGAAAGCAATAAGAAAATAGAAGAATTACTTCCTTTATTTACGCTTTTCGGAGAAATGTTAGGGGAGCTGTTTGAGGAACCATACCTTATCAATGATAATTATTGCTTGTTAAACAAGAGAGAGATTGAAATCATGCAAAAGTTATCAATAGGAGAAACGACGAAAGTTATCGCCCAGTCCATGCATCTTAGTGAATTCACGATCAGGGATTATATTAAATTGTCTCTCAAAAAATTAGGGGTAAAAGACCGAACCCATGCAGTTGCTATATTAATGAAGCAAGGGATTATTTAA
- a CDS encoding flavin-containing monooxygenase, producing the protein MTISKEFDAVIVGAGFSGMYMLHLLREEGFSVRLYEAGSNVGGTWYWNRYPGARCDIPTESYCYTFSEEIHREWTWSSVYPEQSEILDYCNFVANKLDLRRDIQFNTRLTFAEYDEKNKKWKVCTGDGDIVQAKYFIPALGNVSIPHAPTIKGLEHFQGETYHTSRWPHEKVEFKGKRVAVIGTGSSGVQAITSISKEADHLTVFQRTPQFVSPVKNPLLSPEQVEEMKNNFPELRQKIREHFIGAPSFDLRRPYSALEDSPEDRQRFYEELWQEQNGFQLLFSYLDITVNDEANATLAEFVRTKIKEIVKDPDTAENLLPTYLIGGKRPVVGTNYYEKYNQENVSLVNLKKTPIVACTNKGLVTSEGEYEFDIIVFASGFDAMTGPLMKANIRGRNGIFLKDKWDGGKNLKTFLGVCNVGFPNMFTITGPHFPLTTNAITVNEVIVEWIFDCIKYVEEHGVEEIEATSEAEETWTNHANEVGEQSIYAKVDSWYTGANIEGKPRGFLGYTGDYLMFQEQFNNARDYKGFTFTPKQNVAVEK; encoded by the coding sequence ATGACTATATCAAAAGAATTTGACGCCGTTATCGTAGGGGCAGGTTTTTCGGGAATGTATATGCTTCATTTATTACGTGAGGAGGGTTTCTCTGTTCGCCTATATGAAGCAGGCAGTAATGTTGGAGGTACTTGGTATTGGAATCGCTATCCAGGTGCACGGTGTGATATTCCAACAGAAAGTTATTGTTATACGTTTTCAGAAGAAATTCATAGAGAATGGACATGGTCTTCCGTTTATCCTGAGCAATCGGAGATTCTTGACTACTGTAATTTCGTAGCAAATAAGTTGGACCTTCGCAGAGATATCCAGTTCAACACTCGACTTACATTTGCGGAGTATGATGAGAAGAATAAAAAATGGAAGGTCTGTACGGGCGATGGAGACATTGTTCAAGCAAAATATTTCATCCCAGCTTTAGGAAATGTGTCAATCCCTCATGCACCTACCATTAAAGGTCTAGAACATTTCCAAGGCGAAACCTACCATACGAGTCGTTGGCCACATGAAAAAGTAGAATTTAAGGGGAAACGAGTAGCGGTTATTGGGACTGGTTCGAGCGGCGTCCAGGCAATTACATCTATTTCGAAAGAAGCGGATCACCTTACAGTTTTTCAGCGTACACCACAATTTGTCAGCCCCGTGAAAAACCCTTTACTAAGCCCAGAACAAGTGGAGGAAATGAAGAATAATTTCCCTGAATTGAGACAAAAAATACGAGAACATTTTATCGGGGCGCCTAGCTTTGACTTAAGAAGGCCTTATTCAGCACTCGAAGATTCACCAGAAGACCGTCAAAGGTTTTACGAGGAACTCTGGCAAGAACAAAATGGTTTTCAATTATTATTTTCGTACTTGGATATTACAGTAAATGATGAAGCTAATGCAACATTAGCAGAATTCGTACGTACTAAGATTAAAGAAATTGTAAAAGATCCTGACACCGCAGAGAATTTACTTCCGACGTATCTAATCGGCGGGAAACGGCCAGTTGTAGGTACCAATTATTATGAAAAGTATAATCAAGAAAACGTTTCTCTCGTCAATTTGAAAAAAACACCAATTGTAGCGTGCACAAATAAGGGATTGGTAACATCAGAAGGTGAGTATGAGTTTGACATCATTGTATTTGCGAGCGGTTTCGATGCGATGACAGGACCATTAATGAAAGCAAATATCCGTGGTAGAAATGGAATTTTCTTAAAAGATAAATGGGATGGCGGAAAAAACCTTAAGACATTCCTTGGTGTTTGTAACGTTGGATTTCCAAATATGTTTACCATTACGGGTCCCCATTTCCCGTTAACAACGAATGCTATTACAGTGAATGAGGTAATAGTGGAATGGATTTTTGATTGCATTAAATATGTTGAAGAGCATGGTGTTGAAGAAATTGAGGCAACTAGTGAGGCAGAGGAAACCTGGACAAACCATGCAAATGAAGTTGGAGAACAGTCGATTTATGCTAAGGTTGACAGCTGGTATACAGGAGCCAATATTGAAGGGAAGCCGCGTGGATTTTTAGGCTACACT